From the Oncorhynchus kisutch isolate 150728-3 unplaced genomic scaffold, Okis_V2 scaffold3178, whole genome shotgun sequence genome, one window contains:
- the LOC116371384 gene encoding protein kinase C-binding protein NELL2-like gives MQRVENAPCPELTCPESDHITLTDRCCKVCRGHHFCVEGHSPSCVENSECVNLEAGSCCSCKDGYRALRDDSAYCGGAVLLLQQWHH, from the exons ATGCAGAGGGTGGAGAACGCTCCCTGTCCTGAACTGACCTGCCCCGAGTCTGACCACATCACCCTTACAGACCGCTGCTGCAAAGTCTGCAGAG gTCATCATTTCTGTGTGGAGGGCCACAGTCCCAGCTGTGTGGAGAACTCAGAATGTGTGAACCTGGAGGCTGGGTCCTGCTGCAGCTGTAAAGATGGCTACCGCGCCCTGAGGGATGACAGCGCGTACTGTGGAGGTGCAGTACTCTTACTACAACAATGGCATCACTAA